Within the Cryptococcus neoformans var. neoformans B-3501A chromosome 1, whole genome shotgun sequence genome, the region GGTTCGTTCCCATGGTTGGCTCGTCAGTCACTCGTCATGTTCGTACTAGTACGATCGTCTTCCCGTTGCTTCCCCGCTTTCCCCTTATTCTTCGgtcttctttcttgctTTCCGTTGGATTCGCCCGATGAGTAATTACGGTGGGTATTTTCCGGGCGAACGCGTAACAAAATGCgaataattaattaatgCAAGTAATATACTTGACTTTCGTTGATGATACAGAAACGACGAGGTTAATGTTTATTTATGATTTCTGTTTTCGTGCCCAAGGCATCTATCTAGAACCTGTCTAAAACACTGATACCATTTTTCTTCGAAAGAGCCTACGATGAAATCCTTGTCAATATCTTCGACAAcatcccatctcttccagtACATTGTCGCCCCAAGCCCGTGCGGGTATCTCATACATGCAATTTGGGCAGCAGGAGGCTGACCTAGGACTGTAGGTCTGCAAAGGTCACACCTTGAGctttttgcttcttctcacgCATTCGTTTATAGCTAAATCCTCGCCGCAATTCTTATCAATCCCGCAATACATCACTTCGCCGTCTGCCTCTCGACGCGCGACGAACAATGAACAGAAGGCTAGATGAAAACGACTCAATGAAGTTAACCCTTCCAGACTTGATATCATCGTAGCCCCAGATCTATCGTGAGCTAGAGACGTTTAGTATTCGACCATAAAGGTCTCCTGTCCATGAAACACAACAAAGAGACAGAAATAATGACGAATGGTTCTGGCGCTGTATGTATGAAATACCCGAGGATCAACTGTGCCATCTAGGCAAAGGGGAAATCAATTTACTTTCGAGCGAGAGTCATTTAGCAAAGCCATCTCTAAATCTTGGTCGCTGGCGCCGCAAACGCAACATGGAGACATGGACAGAAGACCATTGAGGATACATGACTGCTGTGATTTCGACGAGTAATCTGAGACAACGTAGATTCTAATCTCTCAGGAATGGAGCACTCGGATTGATAATCGCAGTATTCATGGCAACAATCCATGTATCAGTTTTGCAAGCCATCACCTCTGTATCGGACTCAAGCGAGCAACTTCGAGCTTTCCACCGTCTCCTGGATCAATGATTTGTCGTATGCATGTTTCAACGTGTACCTGTTTCATTTGACTGATAACATTTCCCTGTGCACAACTGCAACCAAAAGACCTCTAGAACCCAAGGATATGCAAAGAGTTGGGCTAGGTACAAAAATCCGTCATAAGTTGAAGCGGTTGATTTTTCAGTCCCTTTTGTGTAATAAAGACCTTCTTCCCTACATAATTAGTCAgctctctccatccatgAATTGAATGCAGCACATACACCGAGATCAACACGTTGTCTTTCACACACATATCAATCCGGTCGAAGTTCTTGCCCATGTCAAACTTCCACGACCAATGACCGTGTCTCTGGATTCCTCCCCTCGCTTTCGCCTCTTCATTAGACGCAGTTCCCTTTACCCAATACACTTCCCAACCATTCTTCCTGGTCAGCTGCTTTTGAACGTGGAGACCTCCCACGCCCGAGGTCAAGGTCTCTATTGTTTCCTCCCAAGTAGATGTGCTTCCACTTGAGTATTCACTTTCgagatcatcttcatcctcatcttcccagtcatcttcgtcatcctcatcgacTTCACCATTTTCTCTCTTAGAGTTTCGGTTCATATCAGGCTGATCAGGATTATCGACCAGGTAGAGGATATGACCGTCTTGGAAGCGATAAAATTCACAACCAGGATTGACAATCGTATCCAAACTTTTCGGCTGTATAGCATTTAATCGTTTCTCTCTATCCTCTAGTGCAGCAATTTTCTCTTGAACACTGAGCTTGTGGGAAGGATGTAAAAAGGGCGCTGTTAAAGGCACGGAGTAATGTTTGCGTCGAAATTCCAGTTGGAGTCGAGGAGTTGACATGTAGACATCATGGATATGCCTGTTAAGCTATTTTACATCACAGTAAGTGCTTATCTCACCGGGAAATTGAAATCACTCATTCTGATCATACGGAAGACATGGAGCACAGGCAAATTGTCGAGGATCtcgatgaggatgtccGAGTAGGCATCGTCAATGAAGAGAGGCCTTAGAGGGCTGATCCTACTCCTTCGTGACATTTTGCATAAATTTGTTGACCTATTTCGAAgcaggaaagaaaaagcaatgaagatgagagacTGGATGGTTTTGTTTGGCCAGATTAACGTTGTTGGGAAACCAAAAGGTTCCGCGCGCCTGCCAGCCAACCACAATTTCTAGAGGAATCTCGACTCTTGATGTCATCTAATAACGGATGGCACTGTTGTGCGTGTGGCTCATCGACTGAATTGGCCTCCGCTTTACTTTCGGCAAAGATCCACCGTTTCCCCCCTCACAAACTATATAGCTCATGACATATTCCAGTAGTGCATATCCGGTGGCTAACATCTCCCTTAGCTTCTGCGTTTAACTTCAATAATTACTTCTAATTACAACACTATTTTTAACTCTGACAAATGCAGTTTGCATGACCTGTAGTTACAAAGACGTTGTCTGAATAATTAAGCATACAAATAACTTCCCCATCATATACAAGAATTATCTCATTTATGTCTCGAAGTAATTCGTGTTATTAACGACGCCGCTATTTTTAGGTGAGTTTTCTAGTTTTCGATGACGTCGAGACGTCGTCCGTCCTAACACTCATGCAAGTGGAGGTTCGAAACGTCATAATAATAACTATGTATATATAATCTCAAAGCTTTTAGCGGAGCTGAAAAGCATATTCAGTACAAAGCTCCAGCTTATAATCTCATCTCCGTATACGATAGCAACATATCATGGCAAACTCTGAACCAGTACCCGACGAACATCGCATTCACCGAGTACGTTACCTTCATCCCCCTTTTTTGGTACGGCTGAACTCGTACTGTTATTGACCAGATTAATCACCCCGCTTTAGTTGACCGATTGGAGCTCCCACGATAGGAGACATTACCACAAGTTCCTCAATGATACTGTTGAATATGTAGATCAACACCCAAAGCCTCTACACCCCGTACTCAAGGAGTTTCAAGATGCAGTGGAGAAAAGTACTCGGCTATCAATGCTTTTTGATTTAATGTTCCAACAGGTCAGTACTGTGCATTTAGAGTACACGGTGTTGATAATTGTGTAGATTCCCCATAACAAAAAATACCTCAAAGACCCGTCGGGCAAGAGTAATCAAGTGCGCAACTTTAAacacctcctccagcttCTCAACCACGTTATCAATACAGCTCCTCGATGGACCCAGGCAGCTGAAAATGTAGGACTGGTAGGTGTACCTGTGAATGCGCTGTTGGACTGGCCAATGGGTACGAATGCTGGGTTTTGTGTGTTCCAGGACCCTACAGTGAATGAACATGTGAGTTGTCACCGGTTAATTTTTCTGAAGGTATGTAAGTGCTGATTTAGGCTTTTGGACtagttgaagaaggtccTCAACGTATGGGGTGAATTTCTGTCATCACCCGAATCTTCCGACGCTCTCTCCAACGATGAGACGGGGTGGCTCGGCCCTGTTGGcttgccttctctcgaAAAGGTTGCCAATGTCGGCAAGACTTCTTACACTTTCGACCAATTCTATGAATGCGACCGCTCAGCCAAGCACTTCGGCTTCAGGTCCTGGGATGACTTTTTCACTCGTCGCTTCCGAGAACAAATTCGACCGGTAGCGTCTCCCCATGATGACAGTGTCGTTGCGAATGCCTGCGAGTCAAAAGTCTACAAGGTCGGCCGTGACATCCATGCTCGAGACCAGTTCTGGGTCAAGGGTCAACCATACTCTGTGCTCGACATCCTCGCGTTTGATGACTATGCTGAGCGGTTTGTTGGTGGCACCATTTACCAAGGTTTCTTGAGCGCCTTGTCGTACCACAGATGGCACTCTCCCGTTTCTGGGACTATCAAGAAAGCCTATGTTGTGCAGGGCACATACTTTAGCGAACCTCCTTTCGTAGAATTTAACGTCAACCAGAATGCCGACCCTCACGGAGAGACAACCAGTCAGGAGTACTTGTCTGCCACAGCTACGAGGGCTATCATCTTTATTGATAACCCCAAGCTTGGGTTGGTAGCTTTCTTGGGTATTGGGATGACAGAAGTGTCGACCTGTGAGATTACTGTGAAGGAGGGGCAACAGGTACAGAAAGGTGATGAGATCGGGTGAGTGACTTAACTTTCTGAAGGCAAATAACTCAGCTGATAAATCCGGACAGAATGTTCCACTTTGGTGGATCAACTCATTGTGTATTGTTCGAAAAGGGCGTCAACTTGGAAGGCTTCCCCGAACCCTCAGACCAGAATGTCCCAGTCAGGAGTCAACTGTGTATAGCCAAGTAAATCAACATATGTAGCAGTATCAAATCTCGAATTACTTGAGTGGCTGTTCTATAATCTCTTGGAAAGTGTATGAATGTACCATGTACAAGCAAGATCGTATGTAGTCTTTCGTGCCTGGTAGATTCTTCGTCACCCTCAACACTTCTGAATGCGGCTATCCCCCGCATACCCCTGATCCACCAGATCAAAATTCCTTTGCCGCACCTTATCCCTCCATCTCGTGTTCATGGACACTCTCCGATCTTCCTCAGTGTCTCCCTATCGGTGTTTTTGAACTCCCCTTCCATGATCTCATCCCTTTTACCCTCGACGTCTTCTTTCAGCCTGGCCTCCTGGACTGCAAGTACGACGAGGATATTCATAATCGCCAGACAAATGGCGTCCTCACTTGGAGACTCTCCGGCCGAACGAGCGTGACGAACCTTTCGACCATCATTAGTTTTTCCACCGCTTTTGCGCTTACCCGTATGGCAGGACATATGTCAAGTCAAAAAATCCCACGTGCTTTACCAGTAAGCATCAACCTCGAAGAAGCCAAGTTCCTTCCCATGGTGAACCAAGCCCGCCTGGCAGCCGGTGCTCTGATGAAATTCGAGTATGAAAATCGAATGGATAAGGATGGAAATTGGGTAAAGAATGGGGAGACGAAGAGAAGTTTGCAGAAACCTTCTGCGATCAccggaggaaggaatgcACAGTTAAAGAAGATGTGGGCCAACTCGAAAGTCCGTGGTGGGCTGCACGAAACAAGCTTGGATGAAGTGTTCAATGATCCTGATAATAACGTTCACCGGTGTAATTTTGAGCAATACCCTGATACGGCCCATATCCGGATGGAATGCGCACCAGCGTTTAGTTCGGTGTATGGAGCAAGAGAAGTGAGATTGGTGGCAACTTTggcggaggatgaggttgaaGTGCTTGATACAAATGGGTTGAAGAGAATTCAGTTCGTATTGAGTGTGAATGATTATAATAAACGGACGATTGTTTATCCGCTGAAGGGAttagaagaagaggcggaagaggcggggcaaaagaagagcagaaagaagaagaaaaagaagaagggagcgTCAAATAGTAATGGGGAGGTGGAGCAGGTAGATCAAAATCATCTTATCCTCCAGCATTAGTCTACTGATTTGGGCGAACGGATCGGTCTTCGATTACATCAGTCACATCATTCCGAGGAACTTGCCATGTTTTTGAAGGAAACATTAATGCATGAACGCACATCGTTCCCGAACGATCAGAATGCGGCAATTCTAGAGATCGATATGGACATGCAAATGATGCCTGAAGTGAGGTTTGATGGGAATAATGTGTTGTTGAGCAGTTTCACTGTGAGTTatctgaagaaggcggGTGTTGGATGACGTTGAGAGTTAATTGATTGTACCTTGTTAGCCTACTGCCATCCATATCCTTTCATTCTGAGGTCCCAACGAGTCTACAGAGTGGTCAGCACCGAGAGGGACATGGCAGTTCCGCGACTCTGAGGATATCGGGCCTAGAGCACTAGGGCCGAATCAAGCAATTGAACGGTTGGTACCGAATGTCTGAGTGGGGTAAGGGGCGCTAACAGTAGTGATCAGTGCTACGAATCCGAAAGTCAGCGCATGGAGCGCAGATCTGTATCCATAATGTATATCTCCCCATATAATGTCCAACGCATATGATCATTCAAAAAGAGGATCTATCCCTTACAACATATGTGCCTGCTCTGGCACCGTAAACGCCAGTTTGCCTGTCTTTAAACCATGTTCCAGATTCCTCAAACAAActgcttccatctccgTTTGTGTCTCCACCGTCACCGTTCCAACATGCGGCAAACAAAGTGCATTAGGGTGATCCAACAGCTCCTTTGTGATCTGCGGTTCGTTCTCGTACACGTCCAGACCACAGCCTGCAATCTTGCCTGATTCGAGGGCCCGTACAAGGGCGGCTTCATCGACTATAGGACCTCGAGCGGTATTGATAAGGATAGATGTGGGTTTCATTTTAGAGAATGTGTCGTCAGAGATGAGATGTTTGGTAGCGGCGGTGAGAGGAAGGTTGAGCGAGACAATATCGGAAGTCGCGAGGAGCTGGTCCATGTTCTCAACATACGTCGCCCCtgtttccttctctttttcttctgtcAGTCGCCTTCGGTTATGGTATTGCACCTTTAAGCCGAAAGGCTTTGCCCTTCTAGCCAAAGCTGAACCGATGCCGCCCATACCGAGGATACCAAGTACTTTTCCTTGGGGATCgtgggagagagggagttGAGAGTTGAATGTACCTTGACGGGCATGTAAAAGGGCGCTGGAGAAGTTGCGGATGGcaccgaggaggaggaacatGGCGGTGTCTGCTGTGGCATTGTCGACGGCGGAGGGAACGTTGGAGACTTGGATGTTGCGGGCGGTACAGGGAGGGATGTCGACTGGTTTCTGTTAGTATGAGTTAAATGGGTGAATAGTAACGTACTTTGATCGCTGCAAGGTGTCAGCTAAAGTCCTTGTTTAAAGAAGTTTAAACTACTCACTAACCAGCACCGTTATGGGCAATGAATTTAAGATTTGAAGGAAGTTTAGAGACGAGCTCCTCATCAAATCGACCGGTTATCTGTCGCCTCGTGTCAGAAACGACGGCCACATATTATGACGGACAAAGTACTCACTTTGATAGACTCAGAAGCTTTAAAGTGCCTGTAAATGCCAGTGACATCCTTGTATTTTGTACCGAGATCATGAAGGAACTCTTCTCGCGTTTTGCTGGTGTTTGGCTGGATTTCATCAGGAGAGCCAGCTCAAGGTCAAGGAACATAGGACGTACGATGACGTTGGCGATCTTGCTGAACGATGATAACTGTGACTTTGCGAGCTTGATGGTGTCCAGGAAGAGGACTTTTGGGGCGTTGCTGAGTGCCATCCTGGATTTTGGTACTGAAATAAAGTAAAAGTCAACGAAAGATTAGTAAACCATATGACAGTCTCAGCCCATGCTCACCCGGCTATCTCGGCTCATTGACGCGATAAGCCGATTCTAATCGTTCCTGATTAACTTCTAATATCTGCTTTTAATCCCGTTAATGGTATAAGTCTATTAATGGGATCAAAAACTGATTGACGCGTCCAAGCCAATTCGCGTCCCCTTCTGCCATGAGAATTAAGACCGCACCGAAGCCAAAAGAACCGATGttatcttcatctccttgaATACTTCCACATTTCACGTAGAATATAGATCCAAATTACGACACATTACAGTCTTCAGGGAGCCTCTACACAGGTATATAGAAACGACACAGGGGTTTGGAGAGTGTTGAGTCCTGGAACTCAGCTCCCGTGAGTCTCACTACGAGAGTCCTCGCTGTCACTTTTACTGACCGATCCTGCAACTCTCCTGAACATAACTGACATGCATGTAGAATCTAACGCTGTGCTAAACCATTCGAGACTCTGAAAAGCTAAGACCTATATGGATGGCCATGCCTCCGCAGGAATCAGTCTCATCACTAGCCTCATCAATTTCAGCCACCGAGACGACTCTCCCAACGCCTGACCTTCCATTCTCAAAATCATCGCCACGAGTTGCTCAGATGTCGGTAAACGAGATACcagacgacgatgatgtcTTTTCACAGTCAAATTTACTCAACCGATCTGTAGCTCTTGGCAGCCCGGAAGAGTCCAAGACACCGCAAGCAGAAGTTCCTAGTATTTCTGTGGATAGCACTGTGGAAGTTGATGATGCGTCTCCCACGCCTCACACTCGTCATAACGCGACATCCATAGTATTcccagctcctcctccacctatAATCTTGCATCgtgagaatggagaagagtCAAGGAGAGTGACAGCACCAGGGACAGAGCTTCGAAGTAGTCATCGTCAAGCTGCCGCTAAGGGGCTGAATATTTCAGGGTTACCAGTACCAGAAATTACGACAAGCACGATTGTAGAGCAGGGAGATATAGAAGATGAACCAatcaaggaagatgaggatgacgcATTACCAGAACTCGTCTCTCCTCGTCGACTCAACTTTGGAAACTCTGAAAACGCCCCTGTCAGCCCGGCGTGGCAAAGCATGGAGTCTCCTAATTCAAACCAATATTCACCTGGTGGGAAACGCCAGTCGATCCATCGTTTTTCATCTCAATCCGACTTGGAAGTCCCTTCACCCCTCGGTCCCAAATTCCGTCGTTTCGAACCTACTCCAAATCATGGTATCCACTCTCGAAACCtgtccctcttcttcccgcAACCCGGGTCTATCCCGGGACCAAAATCTGCAAGTCCAGATTTGATCCCCAGTCCAGAGTTT harbors:
- a CDS encoding hypothetical protein (HMMPfam hit to PS_Dcarbxylase, Phosphatidylserine decarboxylase, score: 36.9, E(): 2.1e-11) translates to MANSEPVPDEHRIHRLTDWSSHDRRHYHKFLNDTVEYVDQHPKPLHPVLKEFQDAVEKSTRLSMLFDLMFQQIPHNKKYLKDPSGKSNQVRNFKHLLQLLNHVINTAPRWTQAAENVGLVGVPVNALLDWPMGTNAGFCVFQDPTVNEHLKKVLNVWGEFLSSPESSDALSNDETGWLGPVGLPSLEKVANVGKTSYTFDQFYECDRSAKHFGFRSWDDFFTRRFREQIRPVASPHDDSVVANACESKVYKVGRDIHARDQFWVKGQPYSVLDILAFDDYAERFVGGTIYQGFLSALSYHRWHSPVSGTIKKAYVVQGTYFSEPPFVEFNVNQNADPHGETTSQEYLSATATRAIIFIDNPKLGLVAFLGIGMTEVSTCEITVKEGQQVQKGDEIGMFHFGGSTHCVLFEKGVNLEGFPEPSDQNVPVRSQLCIAK
- a CDS encoding hypothetical protein (HMMPfam hit to 2-Hacid_dh_C, D-isomer specific 2-hydroxyacid dehydrogenase, NAD binding domain, score: 250.8, E(): 2.4e-72), producing the protein MALSNAPKVLFLDTIKLAKSQLSSFSKIANVIPNTSKTREEFLHDLGTKYKDVTGIYRHFKASESIKITGRFDEELVSKLPSNLKFIAHNGAGYDQIDIPPCTARNIQVSNVPSAVDNATADTAMFLLLGAIRNFSSALLHARQGTFNSQLPLSHDPQGKVLGILGMGGIGSALARRAKPFGLKVQYHNRRRLTEEKEKETGATYVENMDQLLATSDIVSLNLPLTAATKHLISDDTFSKMKPTSILINTARGPIVDEAALVRALESGKIAGCGLDVYENEPQITKELLDHPNALCLPHVGTVTVETQTEMEAVCLRNLEHGLKTGKLAFTVPEQAHML